In Flavobacterium endoglycinae, one DNA window encodes the following:
- a CDS encoding tRNA (cytidine(34)-2'-O)-methyltransferase, which yields MLNVVLVEPEIPNNTGNIGRLCVGTESRLHLIHPFGFVINDKNLKRSGLDYWVHLDVTEYQNVEEWMAKIPNHSRVFLMSSHSQKSYLENEFQDGDWLVFGKESVGLSPEFMARFENHLTIPMSPLIRSFNIANSVAFVVGEAKRQIGLRK from the coding sequence ATGCTAAACGTAGTTCTTGTAGAACCAGAAATACCAAATAATACCGGAAATATCGGCAGATTGTGCGTGGGCACAGAAAGCAGGCTTCATTTAATTCATCCTTTCGGTTTTGTAATTAATGATAAAAATCTAAAACGTTCTGGGTTGGATTACTGGGTTCATCTTGATGTAACCGAATATCAAAATGTAGAGGAATGGATGGCAAAAATCCCTAACCATTCGCGAGTATTTTTAATGAGTTCGCATTCTCAAAAATCATATTTAGAAAACGAATTTCAAGATGGTGACTGGCTGGTTTTCGGAAAAGAAAGTGTTGGTTTAAGTCCAGAATTTATGGCAAGATTCGAGAATCATTTAACGATTCCTATGTCACCGCTTATTCGTAGTTTTAATATCGCCAATTCGGTTGCTTTTGTTGTTGGAGAAGCGAAAAGACAGATTGGATTACGTAAATAA
- a CDS encoding pseudouridine synthase has protein sequence MHRHFLLFKPYGYLSQFIYELKRKKKLLGELYDFPEGTMAIGRLDEDSEGLLLLTTDGKISEQIRSKKVDKEYYVQVDGIITPEAIEQLQNGVEIGFDGGKYKTKPCSAFIVTEIPDFGPRAKKIRDERHGPTSWASITINEGKFRQVRKMTAAVGFPTLRLVRVRIGNVYLQNLKAGDVQEVSDFQLDN, from the coding sequence ATGCACAGACACTTCCTTCTTTTTAAACCTTATGGCTACTTAAGCCAATTTATTTATGAACTAAAAAGAAAGAAAAAGCTTTTGGGCGAATTATATGATTTTCCTGAAGGAACAATGGCAATTGGAAGACTCGATGAAGATTCTGAAGGTTTACTTTTATTGACAACTGACGGAAAAATAAGCGAACAAATTAGAAGCAAAAAAGTCGACAAAGAATATTATGTTCAAGTTGATGGCATTATAACCCCCGAGGCAATTGAACAATTGCAAAATGGTGTTGAAATTGGTTTTGACGGAGGTAAATACAAAACCAAACCTTGTTCTGCCTTTATCGTTACCGAAATTCCTGATTTTGGACCAAGAGCCAAAAAAATCCGGGACGAGCGTCATGGCCCAACTTCATGGGCATCTATCACCATTAATGAAGGGAAATTTCGTCAGGTTCGAAAAATGACTGCTGCAGTTGGTTTTCCTACGCTGCGTCTGGTTCGTGTTCGAATTGGAAATGTATATTTGCAAAACCTAAAAGCTGGAGATGTTCAAGAGGTTTCTGATTTTCAATTAGATAATTAG
- a CDS encoding SDR family NAD(P)-dependent oxidoreductase yields MALLENKVAFVSGGGSGIGRAVAEAYAREGAKVVVSDINVEHGEETVKIIKDSGGEAFFVKGDSSSASDNKHMVEVTVSKYGRLDIACNNAGMGGPAKPTGEYEPEAWDRVIALNLSGVFYACRYQLEQMEKNGGGSIVNIASIHGQVAAPLSPAYTASKHGVVGLTKNIAAEYAQKKIRCNAVGPGYIETALLKDNLNSDAMNAVAAKAPMNRLGTSEEIAELVTFLSSDKSSFTTGSYIIADGGYTAV; encoded by the coding sequence ATGGCACTTTTAGAAAATAAAGTAGCTTTTGTATCTGGCGGCGGTTCAGGAATTGGACGTGCCGTTGCAGAAGCCTACGCTCGAGAAGGAGCAAAAGTCGTAGTTTCGGATATTAATGTGGAACACGGTGAAGAAACCGTAAAAATTATAAAAGATAGTGGCGGAGAAGCTTTTTTTGTAAAAGGAGATTCGTCGAGTGCAAGTGACAATAAACATATGGTTGAGGTTACCGTTTCAAAATACGGCCGACTTGATATTGCGTGTAATAATGCAGGTATGGGAGGTCCGGCGAAACCAACTGGAGAATATGAGCCAGAAGCTTGGGATCGTGTAATTGCATTAAACTTAAGTGGTGTTTTTTATGCCTGCCGCTATCAATTAGAACAAATGGAGAAAAACGGAGGAGGAAGCATTGTAAATATTGCCTCTATTCATGGTCAGGTTGCAGCTCCGCTTAGTCCTGCTTATACGGCTTCTAAGCATGGTGTTGTAGGATTAACCAAAAATATTGCGGCGGAATATGCTCAGAAAAAAATCCGTTGTAATGCAGTGGGTCCAGGTTATATTGAAACCGCTTTATTAAAAGATAATCTTAATAGTGATGCCATGAATGCCGTGGCAGCAAAAGCACCAATGAATCGTTTAGGAACTTCTGAAGAAATTGCCGAATTGGTTACTTTTTTAAGTTCTGACAAATCTTCCTTTACAACCGGAAGTTATATCATAGCCGATGGCGGATATACAGCAGTGTAA
- a CDS encoding T9SS type A sorting domain-containing protein produces MKNNYSFRHLMTFLVFFYCFSLHLSAQTMPAAQNLPYAQNFDGLAASSTTYPAGFQGWTAATAPSASFNTNGILVADRALVANSGASTNSGNFHNYNGKIGFLNTGSLDLTIALAVNTTGQSAIQVQYDAMTIRNPYDGTNNTRINEMVLQYRVGTAAAFTTLTETVYSNNTTLQTGSGVTTPQNPQTISITLPAECENQPVVQLRWISRQVSGAGSRPSFAIDNITIGSDVDAPVNVAGYPKADNILSESFDFINKINEIGKTYFVLLLGGSAAPSAAQVKAGQDATGTAALQSGFLDITDASQEYIKNFAGLALNTTYSVFSVSEDAHGNVQSAVVKVDATTSSVAIPSITTTETSLDLGFSEVNYDSETLSYQIQAANLTNDVIVTAPANFSISKDNTTFSSSLTFAVADFALNASQTVYVKFIPDALTSFSGSITNESTGAATKTIALTGTGINPYVQNFNDANVLTNSGWTQYNAAGTVNKWTYTTTARNVNSAPGAVLMNGYSDNGPSKDWLISPKLRLDNFGAFPLLSFYSRKFYAGPSLKLVVSTDYDGKSNPETATWVELNGNFPTVTGTYTPSQYIDLSGYKTSHTYVAWVYETTAGGTNNASEWSFDDYAITNEIGYVDANPVLDFGDVSPNALSASQSFIFKAEGYGDITISAPAGYQLSLDNTTFQSSVVVDATDAANNKVVYVRFAPTTKELSITGKLTVTGTSLNKQIGSLTGSSLPKADTFDVVTYNLEFFGTDVKGTDGVEFGPVDDALQIENVAKVMNKLNADVYVVQEVSDDPSIDILIQKINVNGKTFDKTISTSWSYSFQAPDPNFPPQKLVVLYNTQTTTVKNTRVMFKEFYDELRAGTKTLANYPGGNSSSFFSSGRLPYMVTIETNIAGVKKEIKLIDLHARANSGSDLSRYNMRKYDTQVLKDSLDANYPNANLIILGDYNDDVKASVIAGQPSSYESFVTDTNNYSALTLGISQAGAYSFLSSGGFLDHIMISNELNDEYIANSIAVYDPRNDIASYTTTTSDHGPVIARFELKEDVLSTPDFGVNNGFYVASFPNPAYDVINVAVKTNDNKNLKLRLYDINGRLLGNPIEIKSSQELSNTVLSVRDLYPGLYVYTLSENNKVVYKNKVLKK; encoded by the coding sequence ATGAAAAACAATTACTCTTTTCGTCATTTAATGACTTTTTTAGTTTTTTTTTATTGCTTCTCTTTACATTTAAGTGCGCAGACCATGCCCGCTGCTCAAAATCTGCCTTATGCGCAGAATTTTGACGGATTAGCAGCAAGCTCTACAACTTATCCAGCAGGTTTTCAGGGTTGGACAGCTGCCACCGCTCCAAGCGCTTCTTTTAATACCAATGGAATTTTAGTAGCCGACAGAGCTTTGGTTGCCAATAGTGGTGCAAGTACAAATAGTGGAAATTTCCATAATTATAATGGGAAAATTGGTTTTCTAAACACAGGTTCACTAGACTTAACAATTGCTCTTGCTGTTAATACAACAGGACAATCTGCTATACAAGTTCAGTACGATGCAATGACTATTCGTAATCCTTATGACGGGACAAATAATACTCGTATAAACGAAATGGTTTTACAGTATAGAGTAGGCACTGCTGCGGCATTTACAACTTTAACAGAAACTGTTTATTCTAATAATACTACATTACAAACGGGTTCAGGAGTTACTACGCCGCAAAATCCTCAAACTATATCAATTACACTTCCAGCAGAATGTGAAAATCAGCCTGTAGTGCAGCTTCGATGGATTTCAAGACAAGTTTCTGGAGCAGGATCTCGTCCTTCATTTGCCATAGATAATATTACAATAGGAAGCGATGTTGATGCGCCAGTAAATGTTGCAGGTTATCCAAAAGCCGATAATATTTTATCTGAAAGCTTTGACTTTATTAATAAAATCAACGAAATCGGAAAAACGTATTTTGTATTACTTCTGGGAGGAAGCGCAGCTCCATCTGCAGCTCAGGTAAAAGCGGGGCAAGATGCAACTGGAACAGCAGCGTTGCAATCAGGATTTTTAGATATTACAGATGCTTCTCAAGAATATATAAAAAACTTTGCTGGACTAGCCTTAAACACCACTTACTCTGTTTTTTCTGTTTCAGAAGATGCTCATGGCAATGTACAGTCGGCTGTAGTTAAAGTTGATGCGACTACTTCAAGTGTTGCTATTCCTTCTATCACGACAACTGAAACTTCTTTAGATTTAGGTTTTTCTGAAGTAAATTACGATTCAGAAACTTTAAGTTATCAAATTCAGGCCGCTAACCTTACCAATGATGTTATAGTGACAGCTCCTGCTAATTTCTCAATCTCAAAAGATAATACCACCTTTTCTTCATCATTAACTTTCGCTGTGGCTGATTTTGCTTTAAATGCTTCTCAAACCGTTTACGTGAAATTTATTCCAGATGCACTAACCAGTTTTTCAGGGTCAATTACAAATGAATCTACTGGAGCTGCAACAAAAACAATTGCTTTAACAGGAACAGGAATTAATCCGTATGTTCAAAACTTCAACGATGCAAATGTTTTAACAAACAGTGGATGGACGCAATATAATGCAGCTGGAACTGTAAACAAATGGACTTATACAACTACAGCAAGAAACGTAAACAGCGCTCCAGGTGCAGTTTTAATGAATGGATATTCTGACAATGGACCAAGTAAAGATTGGTTGATCTCACCAAAATTACGTTTGGATAATTTTGGAGCATTTCCATTGTTATCTTTTTATTCACGTAAATTTTATGCAGGACCATCTTTAAAATTAGTGGTTTCTACAGATTACGATGGGAAAAGCAATCCGGAAACAGCAACATGGGTAGAATTAAACGGTAATTTTCCAACGGTAACCGGAACTTACACACCGTCACAATATATAGATTTAAGCGGTTATAAAACCAGTCATACCTATGTGGCTTGGGTTTACGAAACAACAGCTGGTGGGACAAACAATGCATCTGAATGGTCATTTGATGATTATGCGATTACAAATGAAATAGGTTATGTAGATGCTAATCCCGTTTTGGATTTTGGAGACGTAAGTCCAAATGCACTTTCTGCTAGCCAATCTTTTATTTTTAAAGCAGAAGGTTATGGAGATATTACGATTTCTGCTCCAGCAGGATATCAATTATCATTAGATAATACGACTTTCCAATCAAGTGTAGTAGTTGATGCTACAGATGCTGCTAATAATAAAGTGGTTTATGTAAGATTTGCTCCAACAACTAAAGAATTGTCTATTACAGGAAAATTGACGGTTACAGGAACTTCATTAAACAAACAAATTGGTTCTCTAACTGGATCATCTTTACCAAAAGCAGATACTTTTGATGTAGTAACCTATAACCTAGAATTCTTCGGAACAGATGTAAAAGGAACAGACGGAGTAGAATTTGGCCCTGTAGATGATGCATTACAAATTGAAAACGTTGCTAAAGTAATGAATAAACTAAATGCAGACGTTTACGTGGTTCAAGAAGTTTCGGATGATCCTTCAATTGATATTTTAATTCAGAAAATCAATGTAAACGGAAAAACATTCGACAAAACAATATCAACTTCTTGGTCGTATTCATTTCAAGCACCAGATCCTAATTTTCCTCCTCAAAAATTAGTCGTGCTTTACAACACTCAAACCACTACGGTAAAAAATACACGCGTAATGTTCAAAGAATTTTACGATGAATTACGTGCCGGAACCAAAACATTGGCGAATTATCCTGGCGGTAACAGCAGTAGTTTTTTCTCTTCAGGACGTCTTCCATACATGGTAACAATCGAAACAAATATTGCAGGAGTTAAAAAAGAAATCAAATTGATAGACCTTCATGCTCGTGCTAACAGTGGTTCAGATCTTTCTCGTTACAACATGCGTAAATACGATACACAAGTGTTGAAAGATAGTTTAGATGCAAATTATCCAAACGCTAATCTAATTATTTTAGGAGATTATAATGACGATGTAAAAGCTTCTGTAATTGCAGGGCAACCTTCATCTTATGAAAGTTTTGTAACCGATACAAACAACTACAGCGCGCTTACTTTAGGAATCAGCCAAGCTGGTGCTTACAGTTTTTTAAGTTCAGGCGGATTCTTAGATCATATCATGATTTCTAATGAACTTAACGACGAATATATTGCCAATTCGATTGCAGTGTATGATCCGCGAAATGATATTGCTAGTTATACAACAACGACTTCAGACCACGGACCAGTTATTGCGCGTTTCGAATTAAAAGAAGATGTTTTATCAACACCAGATTTTGGGGTTAATAACGGATTCTACGTGGCATCTTTCCCAAATCCAGCGTATGATGTTATAAATGTTGCGGTGAAAACCAATGACAATAAAAATCTTAAATTGAGACTTTACGATATCAACGGACGTTTGTTAGGAAACCCAATCGAGATTAAAAGCAGTCAGGAACTTTCAAATACGGTGCTTTCTGTACGCGACTTATATCCGGGACTTTACGTTTATACGTTATCTGAAAACAATAAAGTGGTTTACAAAAACAAAGTGCTTAAAAAATAA
- a CDS encoding MepB family protein has protein sequence MNFAIASSDLLLSREIVFDKAELQPASLQKETESEEYSAYRFVLNHKNICYREAKITPTKTGQFVTLWKRNQKGSIEPFDHSDDIDFVIVNVRKDQNWGQFIFPKKALLEKGIFSTQNKEGIRATRVYPPWDETTSKQAQKTQKWQLDYFFLFTDQSNIDLKELKKIFA, from the coding sequence ATGAATTTTGCTATTGCTTCATCTGATTTATTATTAAGCAGAGAAATTGTTTTTGATAAAGCCGAATTACAGCCAGCTTCGTTGCAAAAAGAAACTGAAAGCGAAGAATATAGTGCATATCGTTTTGTGTTAAACCATAAAAATATTTGTTACAGAGAAGCGAAAATCACTCCAACCAAAACGGGACAATTCGTTACTCTATGGAAACGCAATCAAAAAGGAAGTATTGAACCTTTTGATCATTCTGATGATATTGATTTTGTGATTGTCAATGTTCGAAAAGATCAAAATTGGGGACAATTTATTTTTCCGAAGAAAGCATTATTAGAAAAAGGCATTTTTTCTACTCAAAATAAAGAAGGAATCAGAGCGACAAGAGTGTATCCGCCTTGGGATGAAACCACAAGCAAACAAGCACAAAAAACTCAGAAATGGCAATTAGATTATTTCTTTCTCTTTACAGATCAAAGCAATATTGATTTAAAAGAATTGAAAAAAATATTCGCATAA
- a CDS encoding RNA polymerase sigma factor, whose amino-acid sequence MKDDLEKYIKQCMKNDRAGQLKIYQLFSPVLYGICLKYMKNEDDAKDVFQEAFVIVFQKINQYKFEGSFEGWLKRIFINKLIETLNKKKKESFFLDVFDPDTDFVEEEELEVISIDQEKLLEYIRDLPDQYRTVFNLYVFEKMKHKEIADLLKISEGTSKSNLNRAKHILQKRILSIKNFKTA is encoded by the coding sequence TTGAAAGACGATTTAGAAAAATATATTAAGCAATGCATGAAAAATGACAGAGCAGGACAACTGAAAATATATCAGTTGTTCTCTCCTGTTTTATATGGTATATGCTTAAAATATATGAAAAATGAAGATGATGCCAAAGATGTATTTCAAGAAGCCTTTGTCATTGTTTTTCAAAAAATAAACCAATATAAGTTTGAAGGAAGTTTTGAAGGATGGTTAAAACGAATCTTTATCAACAAACTTATCGAAACCTTAAATAAGAAGAAAAAAGAGAGTTTCTTTTTGGATGTTTTTGATCCCGATACTGATTTTGTAGAGGAGGAAGAACTCGAAGTCATTTCGATAGATCAGGAAAAATTACTGGAATATATTAGGGATTTACCCGATCAATACCGGACGGTTTTTAACCTCTACGTTTTTGAAAAAATGAAGCACAAAGAAATAGCCGATTTATTAAAAATCTCTGAAGGAACATCAAAATCAAATTTAAATCGGGCCAAGCATATTTTGCAAAAGAGAATATTGAGCATAAAAAATTTTAAAACAGCATGA
- a CDS encoding protease complex subunit PrcB family protein: MKKLMLCLFVAFGIAACSLGNDDLPNVNCGTNAELPFTGIPLLCTYSVKTLPSTPTALVINSQEKLETYFTKHESTCPASGDLNIDFSKNFIIGIFAGAKPTNGYAIKMTSIVENNCEIVINFYEKAPLTGENVTQTPTYPSDFIVIPKTSKGILFNRTNESPDNIVIGTFNAGCTGADCQNFFQINDFNILKFLNVKAGMYDFGQYQYTAKTKRSEYTLFLKTVPAEILALKGQTKTYGTPDSAGQGGVYFELRQGTSITKIYIDNNDTADQSAEVKAFKKAVKDKITSLK; this comes from the coding sequence ATGAAAAAATTAATGCTGTGCTTATTTGTAGCTTTTGGAATTGCTGCTTGTTCACTTGGAAACGATGATCTGCCAAATGTAAACTGCGGAACTAATGCTGAACTTCCTTTTACTGGTATTCCTCTTTTGTGCACTTATAGTGTAAAAACACTGCCAAGTACTCCAACTGCGCTTGTGATAAACTCTCAGGAAAAACTGGAAACCTATTTTACAAAGCATGAAAGTACTTGTCCTGCTTCGGGTGATCTTAACATTGATTTCTCTAAAAATTTTATAATTGGAATTTTCGCAGGAGCAAAACCAACAAATGGTTATGCTATAAAAATGACTTCAATCGTAGAGAACAACTGCGAAATTGTAATCAATTTCTATGAAAAAGCACCATTAACAGGAGAAAATGTAACGCAAACGCCAACCTACCCATCCGATTTTATTGTTATTCCAAAAACTAGTAAAGGAATACTTTTCAACAGAACAAATGAAAGCCCAGATAATATTGTAATTGGAACATTCAATGCTGGTTGTACAGGAGCTGATTGCCAAAATTTCTTTCAGATTAATGATTTCAACATTTTGAAATTTCTAAATGTAAAAGCTGGAATGTATGATTTTGGGCAATATCAATATACTGCTAAAACTAAAAGAAGTGAATATACTTTATTCTTAAAAACTGTTCCTGCTGAGATTTTAGCTTTAAAAGGTCAGACTAAAACATACGGAACACCAGATTCTGCAGGTCAGGGAGGAGTTTATTTTGAACTACGCCAAGGCACAAGTATAACAAAAATTTATATTGACAACAACGATACAGCAGATCAAAGCGCTGAGGTAAAAGCGTTTAAAAAAGCTGTTAAAGATAAAATTACAAGCTTAAAATAA
- the rmuC gene encoding DNA recombination protein RmuC, with protein sequence MIDFLPVLLAFVIALLIGIYLGKLLFSARFQSEKVSLEERLQANANQMQLQKEQFEMERNNFQKQFQLVNSEKENIRTEKDSLAIQLSKKEVDFENLWERHKEQKSEINELQAKFTKEFENLANKILEEKSAKFTEQNTLNMKSILLPLQDKIQGFEQKVEQTHKESIDYHAALRQQIIGLSEMNAQMSKETLNLTKALKGDSKMQGNWGELVLERVLEKSGLEKGREYEVQQSFVNSEGNRVFPDVVINLPDGKKMIVDSKVSLVAYEKWVNEESELLKIELLKEHVISIKRHVEQLGSKNYHDLYQIESPDFVLLFIPIEPAFAIALNEDSTLYNKAFDRNIVIVTPSTLLATLRTIDSMWTNQKQQENAFEIARQAGALYDKFEGFVVDLVRIGNKIKDTKSEYENAMNKLVDGKGNLISSVERLKKMGAKAKKSLPENIINRALNADETELLN encoded by the coding sequence ATGATAGATTTTCTTCCGGTTTTATTGGCTTTTGTAATCGCTTTACTAATAGGTATATACTTAGGAAAACTGCTGTTTTCGGCTCGATTTCAATCAGAGAAAGTAAGTTTGGAAGAACGATTGCAGGCAAATGCCAATCAAATGCAGTTGCAGAAAGAACAATTTGAAATGGAACGAAATAATTTTCAAAAACAGTTTCAATTAGTCAATTCTGAAAAAGAAAATATCCGTACCGAAAAAGATAGTCTTGCCATTCAGCTTTCGAAAAAAGAAGTAGATTTTGAAAACTTATGGGAACGTCATAAAGAACAAAAAAGTGAGATAAACGAGCTTCAAGCTAAATTTACCAAAGAGTTTGAAAATCTGGCCAACAAAATTCTCGAAGAAAAGTCGGCTAAATTCACTGAACAGAATACCTTGAATATGAAAAGTATTCTGCTTCCGTTGCAGGATAAAATTCAAGGGTTTGAACAAAAGGTGGAACAGACACATAAAGAAAGTATTGATTATCACGCCGCTCTCCGCCAGCAGATTATTGGTTTAAGCGAAATGAATGCTCAAATGAGCAAAGAAACCTTGAACCTGACCAAAGCTTTAAAAGGCGATAGTAAAATGCAGGGAAACTGGGGCGAGTTGGTTTTGGAACGCGTTCTCGAAAAATCAGGTTTAGAAAAAGGACGCGAATACGAAGTACAGCAGAGTTTTGTGAACAGTGAAGGAAATAGGGTTTTCCCGGATGTTGTAATCAATTTGCCAGATGGAAAGAAAATGATTGTCGATTCGAAAGTTTCGCTGGTTGCTTATGAAAAGTGGGTCAATGAAGAATCTGAACTATTAAAAATTGAATTGCTCAAGGAACACGTAATTTCCATAAAAAGACATGTTGAACAATTAGGAAGTAAAAATTACCACGACTTGTATCAAATAGAAAGTCCGGATTTTGTTCTGCTATTCATTCCTATTGAACCTGCTTTTGCCATTGCCTTAAACGAGGATTCAACTTTATACAATAAAGCTTTTGATAGAAATATTGTTATCGTAACGCCAAGTACTTTATTAGCAACTCTGCGAACGATTGACAGTATGTGGACGAATCAGAAACAGCAGGAAAACGCTTTTGAAATTGCGCGTCAGGCCGGAGCACTTTATGATAAATTTGAAGGTTTTGTAGTCGATTTGGTCAGAATTGGAAACAAAATAAAAGACACAAAATCAGAATATGAAAATGCGATGAATAAACTCGTTGATGGAAAAGGAAATTTAATTTCCAGTGTAGAACGATTGAAAAAGATGGGAGCCAAAGCTAAAAAATCACTTCCAGAGAATATTATCAACAGAGCTTTAAACGCAGATGAAACTGAATTATTAAATTAA
- a CDS encoding acyl-CoA thioesterase: MTLDYKPVSSSKISISELMLPSHTNFSGKIHGGYILQLLDQIAFASASKFSGNYCVTASVDTVNFLKPIEVGELVTMKASVNYVGRSSMVVGIRVEAENIQTGVIKHCNSSYFTMVAKDKDGKSVQVPGLILSNLEEVRRFRKAIKHIEVRKEIEEHEKVTTVSSIEDLASLDKYNVLLEIS, encoded by the coding sequence ATGACATTAGATTACAAACCCGTTTCATCATCAAAAATTAGTATTTCAGAACTAATGCTTCCTTCGCATACCAATTTCAGCGGTAAGATTCACGGAGGTTATATTTTACAATTACTTGACCAGATTGCCTTTGCTTCGGCATCAAAATTTTCAGGTAATTATTGCGTAACCGCTTCTGTAGATACCGTGAACTTCTTAAAACCAATTGAAGTTGGAGAACTGGTAACGATGAAAGCCTCTGTTAATTACGTGGGAAGAAGTTCAATGGTTGTAGGTATTCGTGTTGAAGCAGAAAACATTCAGACAGGTGTAATAAAACATTGTAATTCGTCTTATTTTACAATGGTTGCCAAAGATAAAGATGGTAAAAGTGTACAAGTTCCAGGACTCATTTTATCTAATCTTGAAGAAGTCCGCAGATTTAGAAAAGCGATTAAACATATAGAAGTCCGCAAAGAAATTGAAGAACACGAAAAAGTAACTACAGTAAGTTCAATCGAAGATTTGGCCAGTTTAGATAAATACAATGTTCTTTTAGAAATCAGCTAA
- a CDS encoding VOC family protein, with protein MVKFGYTILYVDNVEESISFYENAFGFSRKFVSPDNDYGELITGETTLSFASKKLAATNLKDGFIESSLEDKPFAIEIGFITDNVPELLQKATSFGAVIVAEPVEKPWGQIVAYARDLNGFLIEICTEVTS; from the coding sequence ATGGTAAAATTTGGATATACAATTTTATACGTTGATAATGTCGAAGAATCGATTTCGTTTTATGAAAATGCTTTTGGTTTTTCGAGAAAATTTGTCTCGCCAGATAACGATTATGGAGAATTAATTACAGGAGAAACCACACTTTCATTTGCTTCAAAAAAATTGGCAGCAACTAATTTAAAAGATGGTTTTATAGAAAGCAGTTTAGAAGACAAACCTTTTGCAATAGAAATTGGTTTTATTACAGATAATGTACCGGAACTTTTGCAAAAAGCAACTTCTTTTGGGGCAGTTATAGTTGCAGAACCGGTAGAAAAACCTTGGGGACAGATTGTAGCATACGCAAGAGATTTAAATGGATTTTTAATTGAGATTTGTACAGAAGTAACTTCTTAA
- a CDS encoding YceI family protein produces MKTTTLLFLLFTTFSVIAQDKFFTNTGTINFEASVPLFEEVKAVNRQVAILLEPKTSTFICTVVIKDFRFKLDLMQEHFNDNYMESNRYPKAIFKGKIEKFDLKDLSEQEKEYLIKGKLNLRGKSKEIIVNALIKRVPEGIQVISDFPIAISDFNISIPETILGKIAKTANTELTGVIRSDDTMLTLK; encoded by the coding sequence ATGAAAACAACTACTTTATTATTTTTACTTTTTACTACTTTTTCTGTCATTGCCCAAGATAAGTTTTTTACTAACACAGGGACAATTAACTTTGAAGCGTCTGTTCCTTTGTTTGAGGAAGTCAAAGCTGTAAATAGACAAGTTGCCATACTTTTAGAACCAAAAACAAGTACATTTATCTGTACTGTTGTTATCAAGGATTTTCGTTTTAAATTAGATTTAATGCAAGAGCATTTCAACGATAATTATATGGAAAGCAATCGTTATCCTAAAGCAATATTTAAAGGAAAGATTGAAAAATTTGATTTGAAAGATCTTAGCGAACAAGAAAAAGAATATCTGATAAAAGGCAAACTAAATTTACGCGGAAAATCAAAGGAGATTATTGTGAATGCTTTAATTAAGAGAGTTCCAGAAGGAATTCAAGTTATTTCAGATTTTCCAATTGCGATATCCGATTTTAATATTAGTATTCCAGAAACTATTCTGGGTAAAATCGCAAAAACAGCCAATACAGAGCTAACGGGCGTAATACGAAGCGATGATACAATGTTAACCTTGAAGTAA